The DNA window CTGGCTGGCTAGAAGCCAGAGAGAAGCGGAATACTGGGTACGGTTGTAACCAAACATTTGGCATATTGGGAGCTGTATATCTGCCAGACAACGCTAAACGCTTCATTAACGAGTTAAAAGACGTTTTGCGTATGCAAGATAGTTCGATTCCACCCAAAGCCATTTGGTACAGCAGTGATGTTCCACTTTGGGGGGCGAATAGTAGTCTGCTAGCTCGCTTCAATAGAGATATAGGCGATATCTTAGATAACAATTGCGAGACTCAAGGAGGTCGCGTAACGCTTTTACATTCGAGTAAAAATAACGGCGAGAGTCGCCTAAAGCGCAAGCAACATCTTGGGCGATTTGCAAACGGTGTCAGTTTATCTTCAGAAGCACAATTTGATAGATTAGAGCTGTTATTAATCCCAGGAGTTATAGGGGTAGTTCAATATCATGGACAACCACATATGGATAGCGCTTTAACTCTACCTGTAGGCTACGTTACGACAGATCCAGAGCGCTTGCAATTACTTGAATTCTTATTAGCTAAAAGAATTGATGGTGCTACAGCTTCTGTAAATTGGAGTGATGGCAAATACGATACTCTTGCCACTTTTTTACCTGATAGTTTATTGATTAAACTCGATAAAAAAAGCGGCTGTGAGATTGAGCAAGCGATCCGCCGCGAGCAAAAAGTTTTAAATAGCAACGCAGCCCGAGCAATACTTTCACTTCGAAGCAAGCCATAATTTAATGGGATGTTAAAGGTCTCTTTACACATTGAGACCTTTAATTTTATAAGCTCGCCTAGAAATATTTACAGATAAATTAGAAGCTCAATTGTAAGCGCACCACAAACCCCACATTCTAATCAGGCTTTGCCCACTCTATGATCACATCTCCAATCCAAAGGAGATGTGGCATGAATAAACGACGCACCGACCAAGAATGGCTTTCTCTGATTGAGCAATGCCAAGCCAGTTCGCTTACACAACAAGATTTTTGCCAAAAACACGACATTAGCGTATCGACGTTTTACGCTAAGCGGCAGCAGTTGAGTGTTAACCCATCCCCAACTCAGAGCGGCTTCGTTAAGGCCGAAATGATTGAAAAAACCACCTGTCGCAAGGTGACCCAGACGTCGGTAGCCAACATGACTTTGATAGTAAATAACATCGAATTGAGTATTCCTCAAGGCACGTGCATATTTCGGAGCATTCCGATCAGTCATTTCGGGATTATCCGATCACCCATTTCGGTTTAAACCGATCACTGATTCCGCGATTATCCGATCACTTTTAGCCTAACTCCGAAATCGGTGATCGGAATAGCGAAAACCGCGATCGGAATGCCCGAAATCCTTATTTTTTCTCTTTTAAATCAATAGCTCGTTATTCTTTACTTCTTAATCAAGAACGTAAGGAAGCGACAATGGCCAAAAAGAGAACTCCAATGAACAAAATCAAAGAGGTATTACGCCTTAAGTACGACTGCGGTCTCTCAAATCGCAGCATCGCTTCTTGCCTTAAACTCGGCCCGTCCACCATATCAGAACTCCTTACTCGCTTTAAACAAATCCAGCTTGGCTGGCCTCTACCCGAAAGTTGCAGTGATGCTGATCTCACGCAAGCGCTGTATCACGATAAGAAAACCAGTCGCGATAAAGTCATGCCAGACTTCACTCAATACGCTGTTGAACTCAGACGTAAAGGTATGACGAAAATGTTGCTCTGGCAGGAATATCATGAGCAATATCAAGAACAAGCTTACGCTTACACCCAGTTCTGTGAGCACTTCACGCGCTGGTTCAAAACGCAAAAGCGCAGCATGCGCCAGCTTCATGTCGCGGGTGATAAACTGTTTATCGATTACTGTGGGCCAAGGCTTCAGGTGGTCAACCC is part of the Vibrio zhugei genome and encodes:
- the tnpA gene encoding IS66 family insertion sequence element accessory protein TnpA, whose product is MNKRRTDQEWLSLIEQCQASSLTQQDFCQKHDISVSTFYAKRQQLSVNPSPTQSGFVKAEMIEKTTCRKVTQTSVANMTLIVNNIELSIPQGTCIFRSIPISHFGIIRSPISV